The window CCTGGAAAAAACCAGCCAGGGCCGCGCCAAGGAATCGAAGCTGCTCAGCGTATCGGCACCGACCGAACTGGCCGTGGAGTCCTTGCGCAGCCTGCGCACCAGCCTGCACTTCGCCATGCTCGAAGCGCGCAACAACGTGCTGATGATTTCCAGCCCGTCGCCGGGCGCTGGCAAGTCTTTCGTGTCCAGCAACCTGGCGGTGATCATCGCCCAGACCGGCAAACGCGTACTGCTGATCGATGCCGACATGCGCAAGGGTTACCTGCACAAGATTTTCGGCCTGCAGCCCAAGCACGGGCTTTCCGACACCCTCGCCGCTCGCCTGACCAGCGCCGAAGTGATCAACCACACCGAAGTGCGCAACCTGGACATGATGTCCTGCGGCTTCGCCGCGCCCAACCCGTCAGAACTGTTGATGCATGACAACTTCAACAAAATGCTCACCGAACTGTCGCCGCTCTATGACCTGATCCTGGTCGACACCCCACCGATCCTGGCCGTCACCGACGCCACGCTGGTCGGGCGCCAGGCAGGCACCTGCCTGTTGGTGACTCGGTTCGGCCTGACCACCGTGAAGGAGATCGAAGCCTGCAAGCGCCGGCTCGGCCAGAACGGCGTGGTCATCAAGGGCGCGATCTTCAACGGCGTGCTGCGCAAGGCCTCTACCGCCGATTACGACTGCGCGGCGTATGGCTACAACTACAGCCCGACCCGAAAGTAAACGGACACCTGACAAAGCAAGCTTTACCCATACCCTCAAGGAGTTACACATGGCCAGGACCATTGCAATGATGCAGCCCTATCTCTTCCCCTACCTGGGGTACTTCCAACTCATCGCGGCAGCAGATGTCTTCGTCCTCGGCGACGACCTGCAATACATCCGGTCCGGGTGGGTCAATCGCAATCGGATCCTGCAAAACGGGGACGCCAAGCTGATCACCTTCCCCCTCAAGCGCGATCACTTCGAGCTGCCGATCAACCAGCGGCAGTTGTCCGACACCTTCGAAGAAGAAGCAGACCGGCTGGTGAATCTGATCTCTCAGAGCTATCGCAAAGCGCCCTACTTCGCGCAGGTGATGCCGCTGCTGGAGCGCCTGATTCGTTTCCCGCAGCAGAACCTGGCGATGTACACCGAGCACGCGATCCGTGAGCTGTGCGCCTATCTGCATATCGTCACGCCGATCCTGCGGGGTTCTGACCTGAAGCTAAAATCCTGCCTGGACAAACAGGACCGCGTGATCAACGTCTCCCATACGTTTGCCGCCACCACGTTCCTCAACCCGATCGGCGGCCTGGAGTTGTACGACCGAGAGCATTTTGCGCGCAACGGCTTGCTGGTGCGTTTCTTCAAGATGGAAGAAGTGGTGTACCACCAATTCGGCCAGCCGTTCGTGCCCCAACTGTCGATCATTGACGTGCTGATGTTCAACTGCGTCGAACAGGTGCAGGCGATGCTCGATTGCTACAGCCTCTCCGATGGCACGCCTTCTACCGAAGCCTACCTGCTGGCGACGCTGAGCCGTCAAGCCGAGGTTGTTTCCGTCCTTCCCGCCAGCCTTGCAGTGAAGTGAGACCATGCCCATGACCGACAGCCCTGCCCGCTGGTACCTGATCCAGACCAAACCGCGTCAGGAAGCCCGCGCTCAAGAACATCTGCAGCGTCAGCACTTCGAGTGCTACCGGCCCCTGAAGGCCAGTGAAAGCAAAAAACGCAGCTCACGGGCGGCCAATGAAGAGGAGTTGTTCCCCGGCTATCTGTTTATCCGCATGGATCAGGTGCATGACAACTGGTACCCGATTCGCTCAACCCGCGGCGTGGCCAGGATTGTGACGTTCGGCGGGACGCCTGTGCCGGTGCAGGACACCCTGATCGAGCAGATTCGCCAACGGCTTCACGCGGCGCCCGCGGTGATGCCGTTCAAGCAGGGCGAGCATGTATTGGTCAAGGCTGGGGGGTTGTGCGACATCGAGGCGATTTTCCTGTCGCCGGATGGTACCGAGCGCGCCGTGATTTTGCTCAACCTGTTGCAACGGGAGCAGAAAGTGGTGCTGCCGATCAGCAGTCTTTTGCGGATGGAGGCCAGGGTTTGATCAGGCCTCTGGGTTTGTTGCTTGGCTGCGATAGGAGTGGGTATCTACACGTCTTCTGTGTACATATCCGTTGCTGCGGTAACGGCTGCTATTGGTTGCGCCCTTACGGCGCCTCACTTTTGAAAGCCCAAAAGTAAGCAAAAGGCTCTTGCCCCACCACTCGGTCCCTCGCCTAGGCTCGGGATGCCCGTAATCCGACATTGATTCGGCGCGCCGCCGCAAAGGGCCATCCCTGGCCCAGTGCGGCTAAACCGGCATCCATGCCGGTTTGCCCGCCGAATCAACATCGGATTCCGGCCAGCGTGGTTTGACGGGGCGCCTAAGATCAAAAGCAAGATCAACACCCAGATCAAGATCAAACACGCCGATGGTTGGTGCGACGTTGATCTCTGTAGGAGCTGCCGAAGGCTGCGAAGGCGGCTACCGATTCGCAGCCTTCGGCAGCTCCTACAGAGATCTCCGCACGCAGTTAATCCCGTGGGAGGTCCCCCGTCGTCCAAACGCCGCGATGTCGCGCAGCAAACACAGGACCTGTGGGACGACCGGGGTGGCGCTCCACCTTGCTCGCAAAGGCAATGTTCCTGCCTTCAGAAATATTTGCTGATGTTTCGGCCCCTTCGCGAGCAAGCTCGCTCCCACGGGTTAGCGTCAGCCCAGGTGTTAAACCGTACCTGTAAGAGCGAATTCATTCGCGAAGGGAATGGCACAAGCAAGGCGCGGTATCTACTAGCGAAAGCAGGTCGGCTATCAGGCCGCCTCGCCCGCTTTTGATTTGGCTTTTGATCTTAGGCGCCCCGTTAAACCACGCTGGCCGAACGCTGAGCTTGAACCGTGGGCAACCCGGCAGGACGCCGGGTTAGCCGCACTGGGCCAGGGATGGCCCTTTGCGGCGGCCCACGGTTCAAGGTCTGCGGGCGGGTACACCGAGCCTAGGCGAGGTGCCGAGTGGTGGGGCAAGAGCGTTTTGCTTACTTTTGCGCCTCAAAAGTGAGGCGCCGTAAGGGCGCAACCAATAGCAGCCATTACCGCAGCAATGGATATGTACACAAACTGTGCAGATACCCATGCCTACTGGCCCCTACAGAACACCGCCCCTCCAAATATTCTTGTTTCAAAACCGGAACCTCACCATGACGCAACTCACAACGCTGGTGACGCTCACCTATGGTGACCGTTTCAACTACCTGCACACACTGGTCAGCCGCTCGCTGGAAAGCCCGCTGATCGACCGGGTCATCATCGTCAGCAACGCCTCCACCGCCCCTCTGGAAAACCTGTGCAACACCTGGCCAGGACAGGTCGAGGTCATTTACCTGGACAGCAACACCGGCTCCGCCCGTGGCTATTCAGTGGGGATCAAGGCCGCGCTCGATGCCGGTGCCGAATACATCTGGCTGATGGACGACGACAACGCGCCGACCATCAACGCCATCGCGACGCTGCACAAAAATCTGCGCGAACGTCAGGCCATCGACGGTCTGGACAAAGCCGCCGTGCTGGGTTTCCGCCCGACTCACCAGGCGGACATCGCCGCCGGTGTACCCAAGCGTTTCGCCATCCAGCGCCGGTCGAGTTTTTTCGGTTTCCACGTGGCGCAGTTGCCCTACAAAATCTGGCGCCGTCTGCCGTGGGGCCAACCCCAGGGCAAGTACAAACCCATCGCGAGCGTGCAACTACCGTTCGCGACTTACGGTGG of the Paucimonas lemoignei genome contains:
- a CDS encoding WbqC-like protein, which translates into the protein MARTIAMMQPYLFPYLGYFQLIAAADVFVLGDDLQYIRSGWVNRNRILQNGDAKLITFPLKRDHFELPINQRQLSDTFEEEADRLVNLISQSYRKAPYFAQVMPLLERLIRFPQQNLAMYTEHAIRELCAYLHIVTPILRGSDLKLKSCLDKQDRVINVSHTFAATTFLNPIGGLELYDREHFARNGLLVRFFKMEEVVYHQFGQPFVPQLSIIDVLMFNCVEQVQAMLDCYSLSDGTPSTEAYLLATLSRQAEVVSVLPASLAVK
- the rfaH gene encoding transcriptional activator RfaH; translation: MTDSPARWYLIQTKPRQEARAQEHLQRQHFECYRPLKASESKKRSSRAANEEELFPGYLFIRMDQVHDNWYPIRSTRGVARIVTFGGTPVPVQDTLIEQIRQRLHAAPAVMPFKQGEHVLVKAGGLCDIEAIFLSPDGTERAVILLNLLQREQKVVLPISSLLRMEARV
- a CDS encoding glycosyl transferase family protein, which codes for MTQLTTLVTLTYGDRFNYLHTLVSRSLESPLIDRVIIVSNASTAPLENLCNTWPGQVEVIYLDSNTGSARGYSVGIKAALDAGAEYIWLMDDDNAPTINAIATLHKNLRERQAIDGLDKAAVLGFRPTHQADIAAGVPKRFAIQRRSSFFGFHVAQLPYKIWRRLPWGQPQGKYKPIASVQLPFATYGGLLAHRSLYQRIGLPLDALMLYADDSEYTWRITAGGGRIFLIPDALLDDLEDSWNIKARTSNIYESFLLGGSDLRAYYGARNQAWFDKNVWASSTLLYSFNRWVFFRLLRLIAKRRGAEQRLGLIEQAIADGESGVLGLHKSYPL